The Chloroflexi bacterium ADurb.Bin180 nucleotide sequence TCGCGAACCAGAATAGCCTCATAAGCACCCGCGTCGTGCGCCTGAGTCTTGGCCATGGCGTTGGGCAGGAGCATGATGGTCTTGATGTCGCAGCGACGCCAGCGAACATCGGGCACGGTGATGGCAGAGACGCCCTGTTCTCGAGCACCGGGGGTCAGAGCGATGACGGGTGTCAGCATCACCAGCATGGTCGGGTGCACTTCGGTCGGAAAGGCGTGCTGGCGCGGGTGCGAGTAGCCGCGCGTGCACTGGATGTACACGTTGGAGTCGAACACATTGTTCTCTTCCAGGAGGCGCTGAATGATATCCGGCAGGTCGTCGGCGTTATCGGGAAGGGGGAGTTGTGCCGCGGCCGCGCTCTGATGCAGGCGCTGAAGGTGGTCAGCCAGACGGAAGGGGCGGCCTCCGTAGACGCGCACGACCTCGTAGATACCGTCGCCAAGAAGAAAGCCACGGTCCTCGACGGACACTGTGGCCTTTTCCAGCGGGATATAGTCCCGATTCCAGTAGACGATGGCCATCAACTGCCTCCTGACGAGTATAAGGCGAGGCCAAAGGCCGCGCGTAGGACGGGCGGGAGTATATCGCAGCTCCAGGGGCCTGTCAATCAAAGGGAGAGGGGGGTGGCGTTCGGTTTGACACCTGGCGGGTTTTTGCTATACTGCACGTCCGCGGGCCGCTAGCTCAATTGGTAGAGCAAATGACTCTTAATCATTAGGTTACAGGTTCGAGTCCTGTGCGGCTCACAGAACGAGGACAACCGCCGGCTACCCATCGTGGTGGCAGGCGGTTTTGCTTATGTGGGAGTTGCTGTGCCGGTGTGGCTGGCCGGCGCCGCCGGAGGCTTCTGCTCCGGCGTCTTTACCACAATCTCGGACATGATCACGGTGTTGGGTACAAGCAACTCCATTCCGTCATCAGTTCGAATGAGCACGGTCCGCGTACCGATGGACTCAATGCGGCCCGAGAATCCGCGCAGGCTCACCTGGTCACCGACCCTGAGGGAGCGTTCCATGAGCAGGTACAAACCCGCCACGATATCCTGAGCGCGGCTCTGTACTGCCAGGCTGAGAGCGAGGCCGATGGTGCCGAGAAGAGTCGCGATGGCCGCGATATGCACGCCCGCCGTGGCCAGTGCCCAGAAGGTTACGGCCACGAGCGCGGCGATGTACACGAGGCGCGAGACCAGCAGGTCCACTTCCAGCGGCTGGCGACGGAGAATGCGCCTCACGGCACGCCGCAGGAGCCACGCCAGACCCAGGCCGGCGAGCAGGACCACCATCGCCGCCAGCACATGGCCAAGATGGGCGGAGGCGAGTGCGCCCAGGCGGTGCAGAATAGAGCTGACGATTCCACTGATTCCCTGATCGCTCATTGCTGTGCTGCTCTCTTGGTAGCAAGCCTTAGCCCCATTGCTGGGGAGACCGGAAATGATCCGCCCGAGGTGGCGGCATTGGCCGACATCGAGTGTCGGAGGCCATCGCCATCCTCCGTGAATCACGCCCACAGCCGTTTCGCCTGGCGAGGAGATGGGGGTCAGCCGCAACAGACAGACCGGTGGTGACCCCATCTGCAGCCAGGGTGTGTCCATTGGCAGGATTCTACAGCCCAAACCAGACAAGTCAAGAAGTGCGGGGGTGTGCTGCACCTGCAGCGGCCGCCATCAGGCCAAATGCCCCTTGCTGCCGGACTCATCTGTGACTACCGGGGTACGCTGGTCGGGGTGGAGTGCGAGGACGGCAGCACGGGTTGGCCAGGCAGAAGGCAATACCGCTCGGGCCTAACCGAGTGCTACAGTTATCGACTTGACAGGCCGGCCAAGTTGCTGCATGATATGTGCAGGATGCATATATGGGCGCAGCAAGGATCGGCCGGGCCGGGGCGGCCAGAGTCGTGGCGGCCAGGCCAGGCCGATTGCCTTGCGACGCCAACAACCAGTTCCAAGGAGATGACTGTGATGCGTATCGCTGTCTCGTCCGAAAGCAAGAATGGTCTCGATGGTATCGTAGCCGAGCATTTTGGACGCTGTCCGGCTTTCGTGCTGGTAGACGTGGAGAAGGGCGTGATTGGGGCGGTCACCAGCATCGACAATCCCTTTTATCCGAACCACGAACCGGGCCAGGTGCCCAATTTCGTCGCCGCCCAGGGAGCCAAGGTGATGGTAACTGGCGGTATGGGCGGTCGGGCGATCCTGTACTTTCAGCAGGCGGGGATCGAAGCGGTGACTGGTGCCTCGGGCACAGTCCGCCAGGCGGTGGAGGCCTACCTGGGCGGCCGGTTACAGAGCGCTGCGCCTTGCCGCGAAAGCGTCGAGCACGGTCACGGCGACGTGCATCATTGTTAGGGTAGGGCCGTGAGCTCCGGCGCGGGTCCAGCATCCCGGCTGGCCTGGGCATCCATTGGCGTGAACGTTGTGCTGAGCCTGCTCAATCTGGGCATCGCTCTTGCCTCTGGCAGCCTGGCGGTAGCCGCGGAGCTGGTGCACAATCTGAGCGACCTGGTTTCTTCCATCGCCGTATTGGCCGGGATCAAGGTCAGTGAACGGCGCAGCCGTTCTTTTCCTTACGGACTGCACAAGGTGGAGAACCTGGTCGCCAGTGGCGTGGCCATCCTGATCCTGGTGACCGCGTACGAGATTGGCAGTCAGGCGTTGCGCGGTTCTCCCACGGCTCTCCGGGTGAACGCCGGGACGGTGAGCGGAGTGGCGCTGTCGACGCTTCTGCCGTGGGTCTATGGTCGCTACTTGATGCAGAAGGGGCGAGAGCTCAACTCGCCCAGCCTGATGGCCAGCGCTCGAGAGTACGAGGTGCATATGTTCTCGTCGGGCCTGATCATCGTGACCATGCTGGCGCAGTCGGCAGGGCTGCGGCTGGATCGCGGGGCGGCGCTGCTGATCGTGCTATTGATCGTGCGCACTGGCTGGGATCTGTTGTCCAACGCCATGCGCGTGCTGTTGGACGCGTCGCTGGATCCGGAGACTCTTGATCGGGTGCGAGGTATCCTAGCAGCAGAGCCAAGTGTCAGCGCCGTGCGCTCACTGGTGGGCCGCAATGCGGGGCGATACCGCTTTATCGAGGCCGAGCTGGAACTGCGGGTGGCCGACCTGCAAAAGGCCCACCTGGTTACGGAAAGGCTGGAGCAGGCCATTCGCGGCGCAGTGCCCTACATCGAGCGGGTCCTGATCCATTATGAGCCTCGTTCCCGCGAAAACACAGTCTACGCGTTCCCCTTGGCCGATGAGGCAGGCACAGTCAGTCAGCATTTCGGTGAGGCACCCCTGTTCGCGCTGGTCACCCTGAGCAAGGATGGAGTGCTGCTGGAGCGCCGCGTGCTGGCCAATCCGCACCGAGATGAGCAGCGAGCCAAAGGGATTCGCGTGGCTGAATGGCTGGTCAAGCTCCGGGTTGACCAAGTGGTTGTGCGTGAGGAACTGGAAGGCAAGGGCCCAGCTTATGTACTCGCTGACGCCGGTGTGCGGATCGTCCTAACCCAGGCGGCGAACCTGGCTACTGCGGTAGACTCGATCCGTCGCGAACAACACGTTGAAAAGGAGTCACAGTGATCATCGCCGTGGCCAGCGGGAAAGGCGGCACGGGCAAGACCACCGTGGCCACCAGTTTGGCGCTCACGCTGATTAGCCGGGAGTCGCCATACAGGGGGCCGGTGCGGTTTCTGGATTGCGATGTCGAAGAGCCAAATGCGGCCGTGTTTCTCCATCCTGTGCTGGAGCGCAGCGAGCCGGCTGGCATTCTCGTTCCCAAGGTAGACACGACGCGTTGCACCCTATGCGGGCGCTGCGCCGAGGTCTGTGCGCACCATGCGATTGTCGTGGCCGGAACCAAAGTGCTCTTGTTCTGCCAGATGTGCCACGGTTGCGGCAGTTGTGCCGTGCAGTGCCCGGAACGTGCCATCGAGGAGGTGCTCCACGTTATGGGTACCGTTGACTCGGGCCGGGCTGGCGCGCTCTACTTTGCACAGGGAACGCTCAATGTGGGCGAGGCCGTGCCGGTGCCGTTGATCCGCGCGCTAAAGGCCGATCATCTGGCTGGATGCGCGGGGCCGTCAGGCGATGTGGCCATCCTGGATGCGCCACCAGGGACCTCTTGCCCGGTGGTGCAAACGATGCAGGGCGCCGATTTCGTGCTGCTAGTGACGGAGCCGACGCCATTTGGCCTGCACGACCTGAAGCTGGCCGTGAGCGTCGCACGCGGGGAGTTGGGGCTGCCGGTGGGCGTAGTCGTCAACCGCGATGGCTGCGGCGATGCCCGGGTGGATGAGTACTGCCGGGATGAAGGCATCCCCATACTGATGCGCATTCCACTAGACCGTACCATTGCCCAGG carries:
- the dat gene encoding D-alanine aminotransferase; its protein translation is MAIVYWNRDYIPLEKATVSVEDRGFLLGDGIYEVVRVYGGRPFRLADHLQRLHQSAAAAQLPLPDNADDLPDIIQRLLEENNVFDSNVYIQCTRGYSHPRQHAFPTEVHPTMLVMLTPVIALTPGAREQGVSAITVPDVRWRRCDIKTIMLLPNAMAKTQAHDAGAYEAILVRDGLVTEGSSANVMAVINGELRTHPEDTDILGGITRLVVLELASQLGIPLREEAFTVPEMYAAQEVLLCSSSPEILAITSIDGQTIGRGRPGPVTQRLYEAFCKLTAE
- the mscS gene encoding Small-conductance mechanosensitive channel, producing MSDQGISGIVSSILHRLGALASAHLGHVLAAMVVLLAGLGLAWLLRRAVRRILRRQPLEVDLLVSRLVYIAALVAVTFWALATAGVHIAAIATLLGTIGLALSLAVQSRAQDIVAGLYLLMERSLRVGDQVSLRGFSGRIESIGTRTVLIRTDDGMELLVPNTVIMSEIVVKTPEQKPPAAPASHTGTATPT
- a CDS encoding Dinitrogenase iron-molybdenum cofactor, whose protein sequence is MRIAVSSESKNGLDGIVAEHFGRCPAFVLVDVEKGVIGAVTSIDNPFYPNHEPGQVPNFVAAQGAKVMVTGGMGGRAILYFQQAGIEAVTGASGTVRQAVEAYLGGRLQSAAPCRESVEHGHGDVHHC
- a CDS encoding putative cation efflux system protein, producing the protein MSSGAGPASRLAWASIGVNVVLSLLNLGIALASGSLAVAAELVHNLSDLVSSIAVLAGIKVSERRSRSFPYGLHKVENLVASGVAILILVTAYEIGSQALRGSPTALRVNAGTVSGVALSTLLPWVYGRYLMQKGRELNSPSLMASAREYEVHMFSSGLIIVTMLAQSAGLRLDRGAALLIVLLIVRTGWDLLSNAMRVLLDASLDPETLDRVRGILAAEPSVSAVRSLVGRNAGRYRFIEAELELRVADLQKAHLVTERLEQAIRGAVPYIERVLIHYEPRSRENTVYAFPLADEAGTVSQHFGEAPLFALVTLSKDGVLLERRVLANPHRDEQRAKGIRVAEWLVKLRVDQVVVREELEGKGPAYVLADAGVRIVLTQAANLATAVDSIRREQHVEKESQ
- a CDS encoding antiporter inner membrane protein → MIIAVASGKGGTGKTTVATSLALTLISRESPYRGPVRFLDCDVEEPNAAVFLHPVLERSEPAGILVPKVDTTRCTLCGRCAEVCAHHAIVVAGTKVLLFCQMCHGCGSCAVQCPERAIEEVLHVMGTVDSGRAGALYFAQGTLNVGEAVPVPLIRALKADHLAGCAGPSGDVAILDAPPGTSCPVVQTMQGADFVLLVTEPTPFGLHDLKLAVSVARGELGLPVGVVVNRDGCGDARVDEYCRDEGIPILMRIPLDRTIAQAIARGLPLVESHPEYGPRFAALYSRIREEAAR